TCTTTGACATCTATGGAGAAGTTCTTATATAGTTCAAGTTCTCTCCATGTATAATACGCCAGAAACAAGTAGGAATTTACATATTTGGTCTTTGTTGTGTGGTTTTCAGCTTAGATATCCTTGTAGTTGCTTGAAGTTCAAATATGATAATTCATTTCCAATAAGAGGGCTATATTATGACAAGTTAAAAGGATGCCTGATGAAGCTGGATTTCTTTGGATCAATTGAGCCTGGTGGATGCTATTTTGGCAGACGCAAGGTATTATCTATGCTTTTGTCATCTTATTCTTGTACTTTATGTTAATCCCTTCTAGAGAAAAAAGTATTTGGATTGAATAGAAATTTCTCTTCTATTCTTATCAAACTTTTGGGAGCTATATCTTACTCTCAGAATGGACTTGAAATTTTGCTGGATAAGTTACAGTTCATCCATGCTACTGCGAATAGAAGGTTTCATTTCTGGAACTTCTAGGACTGGGGCAATGTGTCTTGGTTTGTGTAATTGGATGTCcttttgatttaattatgtttcttgATGCAAATGAGGTTTTAGATATTGTTATAAAGGTTGCCTTCTTTATTTTTGGTACCAGCTTACCCGATCAGAAATTGACAACTTATATGGCACAAGGCATATTGGTCGTGATCAAGCACGGGGGCTTGTGGGTTTAATGGACTTCTTTTGCTTTAGTGAGGTTAGTTCTTTCTTATATTTTTGTTCCTATTACGGTTTTTCCCACCACAGAATTTCCATTGTAAATAATCATTGTTTTGTTGTATGCTGTGAATAATGTGGTACATATTGTTATATTGTATTTCTGTGGATTGAGAACTAATAGAAAGTGTAGTGTTCTATCTACCATTCTACCTCAGAATGAACATTTCCTTACTTGCACAAGGAGGGTTGATTAACAATTCAATGTTATTTTTCGACACTCGACAGGCATGCCTTATTGCTGATATTGTTCAACATTTTGTTGATGCTAAGCTGGAATTTGATCCTTCTTATGTTTACCAAGATGTCAACCAAGCAATCCAACATGTACATAGAAGTGGCTTAGTACATCGAGGAATCCTTTCTGATCCGCAAAAGTACCTTGTAAAGAATGTATGTAAACATTTTCACTAATTACTTCTTTTATCATCCACTTTGATACTTCCAAAGTGAAGATTTGACTTGTTTACTCAAAATTTGGTGTCCTGTACTAATCCAGGGACAGCTACTTCGTTTCCTGAGAATgctaagagagaagggaaagaAGCTTTTCTTACTGACAAACTCTCCCTTTTATTTTGTGGATGGAGGAATGCGCTTCATGCTGCAGGTAACTGTCATGTCAGACGCAGGCAATGTGGATTTATCTGCTCCTTGTACAGTTGCCACAGGTTGAATATTGTTTTAGGAGTAATATTTGTAGATATGTTTCTCATTTTTGTGGATATTGTTTCCCTCTTTAACTAGGACTCATTGGGTGACCAAGACTCCTGGAGGGAACTTTTTGATGTCGTGATTGCTAAAGCCAACAAACCGCAGTTCTATACATCAGAGCATCCATTTCGGTACTCCTGTTTTCGGATTACATGTTTCCATCTTGATGCATTTGTATGACAATATTTTACTACCATTAAGTTTTATGGGAGGATGTTATTTTTTCTATCTATTCATCATCAGTTAATTTTATCACACTATATATGTTGGTGGGAAATCTTCTTTTGGGATATAAACTTGTTGCCAATGTTTGATCAATTATATAATGATTTAGGAATTACTACAGTGTGCAAAGGTTTCTTCAGAAAGATTGTCTTCAAGGAGGAAAAATTGGAATTTATAAAGTGGAAGTCCTTTAAGGATCTGGGATTAATATACGAACATACTATACAGATACATCTTCCGTGGTAGTATACATATTAGATTTTACATAATTTATGCTTTTTTGATTTATATGGCCCAGTAGACATATGATTGACTTATGgggtttatatattttttttcccttATGTATCTCTAGAAGAGAGAGATGGGTCTTTCTTGTATCTCTTCCTTTGAAGTTGTCAAAAGTTTATCTCAACTAATTTCCTTTTTCCCTGCTCCTTTTTTTGAAACTTCATCTAGCTGTTATGATGTGGAAAAGGACACATTGGCTTTTACTAAGGTGGATACTTTTCTTCCGAACAAGATATACTACCAGGGATGCTTGAAGGCTTTCTTGAAAATAACTAAGTGGAATGGTCCTGAGGTACTCCTGCATGGCCACTGGCCACCTCCTTCTGAACACAATGATACTACTGACTTGTTTTGTTGACTGAACAGTCTTGAACATTTTAAATTTTGCAGAAGCATGCAAACTTATTATgcattaatattttcttaactttctttttatttagtGACATAATGTCTTACTTATCTAGGTGATGTACTTTGGGGACCACTTGTTTAGTGACCTTAGAGGGCCTTCAAAATCAGGGTGGCGTACAGCTGCCATAGTTCACGAATTGGAGGTATGCCTTCAGTCTTGCCGTTCTATATTTTACCAGTATATGTGGTAACAAAACTGCTCCTTTTTTAGTCTAGAAGAGGAAAATTGTTTATTGTTCATAACATTTCATTATGACAGCCCAAAACGGCCAAAACAATGGAGTTCGTTTCATTATTTTCTAACAAAGAGAAAACTGGCTTAAGGCTtgactttaatatttttttggatcCAATTCAGATTGTAAGTCTAAAAGATAGTATATgtgtaaaattaatttttgttttgtaaattctttgaatatttttgtaGAACGTTATTGAATATTGTCACATGCCTCTTCTATGGGAATTTAAGTTCTTTCGACATATTCCATGGCCATAGTTTAGTTTGAGCTGCTCGTAAGAACTCTAATAGCTAAGGAAGTATTTAGTAATAGGTCATCTTAGCTCCTAAAAATATACAGGTTTCTTAACTGTGTTTTGTTAGGACCTGTGAGTTGTGACATGGTCTAACTATCAAGGTTCAAAATATGACATTATCAACAAAACTAGAAAATGTTAGCTGGTGGCAGCCTGATTAACAAGATGTAATGTAACTTGCTTTGCGAATAAGACCTCTAGTATCTTGCTACAGAATCCCATCTTCGGATGCATGCAACCTGTAGCAGTGCCATTAATGTTTTGATATGCCATTGACTTCTTCTTTTGTGCTCCTGAAAGAAGTGTGCAAGTTAAGAACATTTAATATCCATTATATGGTTGTTGGCATGCTTAATGCTGTTCCCAGATTGTTGGTAATAGTCAAAAGATTACTTGTAATAGCTTCTTCCATCCTGTCCAGATTTTATGGATGCATCCATTACATTTTATCATCTTGTCTTGCTTGAGATATGAAGTAGCGATTATTTTCTTGATTGCTTTCAGAATGAGATACGGATCCAGAATGAAGATGGTTATCGTTTTGAGCAGGTAATTCCTTTTGAGAACTCTTGAGGTTTTACTTATCGAGTGTTCCAACTTCTGAGTCAGATATTCTGTGTGAAATTTGATATGATGTGTATGTATCATTCAGATGGAAGCAATGGTATTACATTTCATTACTATAATTACTATTTTGcttctaattaatttatatctTATTAATAATTAAGTACTACTATATCATTGTATTATCTCACAAGTCATTAGCTCACTGTATGTATACACATGGATACACTCATACACATACTATCATATGTTAGCTATTGTGTACTCAAGACTGTTATTTAACACGCAAAAGCGAGCATACATACtgtatacacacacacacacacacacacacacacacacacacatatatatatatatagttattaAAAGTCATTTCAGTTATGCAGAGTAATACTCTATTATATGAAGATTATATATTGAGTTAAAAGATTAGTTTGTGAATGAGCTGACCCACATGTTCACAGGATAATAATTTGTTCCTTTTGGGGGTAAATTCTTGGTTCttgttataattttattatgttatttttatattCTGAATTTTCAAACCGCCTCTTAACTCCTCAGGCGAAGTTACATATAATACAAGAGCTTCTAGGGAAACTGCATTCTGCCGTTGGTAAGGGCGACGAATGCGAAGAATACACATCTCTTCTTCAGGACCTCAACAACGAGAGACAGAAGGCACGTCAGACTATGAAAGACATGTTTAATAGGTCCTTCGGAGCTACATTCTTGACGGACACAGGTCAAGAATCTGCATTTTCTTACGACATCCATCAATATGCTGATGTTTACACCAGCAAGCCTGAAAACTTCTTATTTTATTGTCCTGAGGCATGGCTGCATGTGCCTTATGATATAAAGATCATGCCGCACCATGTGAAGGTACATTTAGTACTATTGCATGCCTTTTTTTTTGACAGGAAAATTTTTTCTGACTTCACTTCTACTTGATATGAATCGTAGAGAAAGAGAAGTGTAGATACAATAAAAATGAATACTGTTAAAATTCACATTAATTCCATGCATCCAATCCTTCGATCGTTTTATATACCGTGTAGGGCTAGTTGAAGTTGTTGACTGCACATGATCATAGTGTGTATTGCAATCTTTTCAACATTCTTTGTCAATGGAAAATTGGAATCTCAATCGTTTCAGAATTTATTTCAGGTATCTTCGAGCTTATTCAGTAGGTGATCGATACACACTCAGAACCCTCATTAGAATGGAAAAGAGAAGCAATGACCTACCAGTGCAGTATCAGTTTGAGTCTGAAATTATTCCAATACACACAGTTGGCTTACACAGTCATTAATCAAATCAATACTTGAGAAGATTGTCTTCCACCTTTGACGGCCAAgattggcttctatccattcgTTCATTTTTTAACAACGTAGTTTGCAACTGAGTTCATGTATAATCTCGTTTAGTTTACAGAATTTATGATGATTTTTTTCTGCATCTTCATCGCAGTAATGTTCGAATTAGTCATGTTAAAGTATGAAGTATGGCTTATTTATAGCTTCCGGGACATGTACTATCAGATTAGTTAAAGTTTTGGAATAAATGtccatttttgttgattaaaatacAATGATGTTTATCATGTGAGGACTGAGGGGGGGTATAATATCCATTGAttaattttccatttttggacTTTTATAAACCAAATTGCCCCGGCTAccaaataaagaggtttgagaAAGGATATGGGTTTGTGGATGGCTGGATGCTGttataatgtactccctccgtcgcttaataagagtcatatttggtTTTGGCAAGACATTAAAAACGTTAAGAAAAATAGGTTGAATaatttagtggaatgtaagtcctaacatatatatatttagttttataataaaatattagtaaaataagtTGGTAGAATGTACTCCGTATTATATctatttactatttatggtaaaagtgaaataagactcttaATGAAGAGCGAATGGAAGGGACAAAATAGGACCCTTAACGCAGGACGGATAGAGTAGTGATTAAGTACTAGCAAACTTTCGACACATATCTGTTACCCACTTTTAGATAATCGACGTTTAGAATTTTCATTGTAGATAGTGGttggtttttttttctctaacgGCTATAGTACTACTATCTCATTGgcattatttatttgattttatatactacctccgttcacacaaaatatataatattgtaaatgacacgagttttaatgtgcaattagtaaagtaagatagatagGGAAAATACGGTGGAAGTAATGTTTATGGATTGAGGGGTCCACATTTAGAATGACGTGTATGGttagtatttgtttaaaactattcatttttataattagtctaattttgatggacggcctaaaatggtaaaattagtctattttttgtggacggatgtAGTATTTGATTAGATttgattataatatttaatacattattttatttattaatattattaatttaataaaattataaaaaaattattattcacaGTCTATTTATTTGGGCCCAATTATGATTGGATCAAGTTTAATAGGGCCTGTTCACATGGTCTAGACATTGCATCACAGTTTAATTATTCTAATCGATGAAGTAATAGAATTTTCTAGACCACCAAGAAAAGTATAAACGCCCGTCTAAATTTCCAGAAGCGGAAGAAAGAAATGGCGGTGATCGAGCAAGATTCCTCCGGTGAAGAAGATTGCAAATCGCAGCCTCGTGCTCCCGCAGCCGCGCCCTCGGGATACAGTACGGACGGCTATGAGACTGCCAGTGATACCGAGCTGAACGACGCCGTTCCGGGACAGGATGCTCATTCTTGCAGTAACGGGGATACTGCTGAAAATGGAAAGAGCTTCGGTAGTGAGGCAAACGGTAACGCAGACGGCCAAGTCAAGGTAGAACAACAGCGTGAGCAGACTGTTACAGTCGATAAGGACGACGCTGAGGTAATGATTTTGCTTCTTATTATGATGCTTGATTTAGAAGAGGCTATGCATTTTTTCATTGTAGCTTCTGGACGACTGAAATTTCTCACAATTTTTAAAACTTTAGTGTTAGTTTCTGAATATTAGGGTAAGGATTTTTAATTGGTATAGTTAGTGGTTGAACTTACGCCAATCTGTAATTAGGATCTGTTATACTATTAACCGTAGTTAATGTTGATAATAGTTTAAAATGGTGTTAGTTTTATAGGGATTTTGTTTGAGATCTATGTTAGGTTTCAATTTTGTAGTTTGAcaacataaaaaattatgaactgCGCTCTGGAGTGGTAATGCTTTCTTACCTTTTGTTTTATGCTGTTTATGATGAGTAGAAAGCTTTAGCCCGAGCTAATGATGTAAAACTCGAGGGGAATTTGTTGTTTAAAGATGGACTATATGAAGATGCGCTGTCCAAGTATGGGTGTGCCATACAAATTGCGCCAGTTGGTGATTCATCCAGTGAACTACGTTCGATATGTCATGCAAACAGCGCTACTTGTTTCTTCAAATTGGTATGTTCCTCTAAAGTGATATTAAGAGATGGATGCATAATTTTAGTGCATAGTTatgtttttgttgttttttcttATTGAGCTTTGGTCCATGAAGATGTGCATCTTACTAGTATGTTATATGATTATAAAGTAACGTTTGTGAAATCTGAATGAAACCTAAAACCTTATAGCTTTATTTTTTCTGGCATAGTCTAGGCAGATACTTTTTTGCCTTTTGACCAGCATCTTGATTCCTTTCCTATTGCACTCTTAACTTTGCGAAAAGCATCTATTTGTGTAAGATGTAGTAGTTATATATAGAATAACAATTCTTATGCTCTTCTAAGTCCTGTTTAGCCATGTAGTGAAGCAAAAATACTATTATATCTACCATTTATAAGAATGTTTTGAGCTCTGTATTGAACAATGCTAATTCCAGTTATATGTTTCTCAGCATCTCCAAATGCTTGATCTTAAGTAAATAAAGAAATTCATTTGCACATTTTGCAACTAGTCTGTGGAATGCACTGGTTTAAACTGATGCAATGAAGTACTGCATTTGTTTTCAGTTCATTTCAACCAATTCTGATCCTGTATCACATCATTTAGTTaatttttctactacttgtgATCAGCAAAAATATGAGGAGAGTGTTAAAGAGTGTACAAAGGCATTTGTTTTCAGTTCATTTCAACCGATTCTGATCATGTATCACATCATTTAGTTaatttttctactacttgtgATCAGCAAAAATATGAGGAGAGTATTAAAGAGTGTACAAAGGCATTTGTTTTCAGTTCATTTCAACCGATTCTGATCATGTATCACATCATTTAGTTaatttttctactacttgtgATCAGCAAAAATATGAGGAGAGTGTTAAAGAGTGCACAAAGGCATTGGAGCTGAACCCCACCTACATGAAAGCTCTTTTAAGAAGAGCTGAGGCACGAGAAAAGCTTGAACAGTATGAAGAATCAATTGCTGGTAATTTGAGTGCACTGTGAAACATAATCTTTAATTATCAATTTTTCCTTCAATTATTAGTTTCTGCTGTGCCCCTAGAATTCTCGGTGTTCCCTCTCCCAGTCATTGTTTTTCATGTATAATGTACTCAGACTTCGTGATGATATCATGAGCAATAGGCCAGTGGTTAAATGTGGATTTACTTATTTGAATAAGTCAATTGTGTCTTGTTTAATTACATTGCAGGGTTATTCTCCCGTATGgttgaattttaattgtgtggtcACCTGAAGtaatatatttactttttttcagACATGACTAAAGTCATAGAACTGGATCCATCAAATGATCAAGCTAGGAGAGCTATCATACGTTTAAAGCCATTGGCAGATGAAAAGCGGGAAAAGATGAAGGAAGAGATGATTGGTGAGTGCAAATCTATTTTTAAGCTTGTGGTTTTAATTTCCAATTTTCTGTAGTGGCCTCGGAGGTTGCTTCTATATAGTTGCCATTGAGTTATTTTACTCGAAGTTGTACATTTTCATCTGGTTCTTGAAGTACTGCTAGTATGAAAGCACATGATGACATATCTAGGAAATGAAATGACTGTTAACTGAGCTACGTTTCTGTTAATATCTGAAATGCAAGAATATATATTGATATGTTGGGTTTATCTACCAGCATGTGTATTTAGTGTATTATCAGCTCGGGTAACCGAGTATTGAAAGAATGCAGTTTTTCTCTCATTGTCTATGACTCTATGCATGTATTTCTTTTCTCAGTAGGAGCATAGATCTAAGACTAGATCCTTTAATTGCCTACTTAGTAGTCCTCTCCAACTTGTAGGCCTGATGTCCATGTTTATGGGATTGCTTATTTACCAAACTAGGGCATTTGTAACTGTTGTAGTATTTTTCTTGAGAGACTGTATGCAATAGCTTCTGGCTTTAAGATTAGAGTTTCAAGTGTACTTGTGGACAATATCACACCCTTCTAGCTTTAATTTCTAAAGGCTTCATATTACATTCACCATTATGTACATTGTTATTCCCCGATGCCATTTCCTGATATTGTACCCCCTCCGTCTGCCATTATGAGCCCATTTCTTgccggcacaggttttaagaaatgttaagtaAAGTGGGTGGAATAAAGTTAAGTGGAATATGGGTAACATGAGTTGGCTCGAAGGAATAATTTTGTAGTAcggaatatttatttttctgtgAGAAAATTAATAGAAATTGTAGTTTTTGAAGTAGAGGTGATTTATACATCTCAACCTAATCAAAATTTTGGTATAAAAGGAAAGATGCATTGACATGTTAACTTGTTGTGATGTTGTCTTATGTTGAGAAGGTTCCTTGTATTAGGCTCACAAGTTGCATTTTGAACTGAGCATGATTTATGTTCGCCTTCTGCCTCACTGTTATGCATGACATTGCAATGGCTGCGCTTCTAATGTGCAGTGGAAGTTCATAATTCTACTTTTTGTTTGAAAGACTTGAGATGTTTGCTTCTATTATAAGATTGTTGTAAGACAATGAAATTTGCTGATTTTGTGAGTGCAGGAAAGCTGAAAGAAATGGGGAATTCCATTCTGGGTCGTTTTGGGATGAGCGTGGACAACTTTAAAGCCGTGAAGGATCCAAATACTGGATCATATTCTGTCTCATTTCAAAACTAGGCTGTGCTTTCCAACATTTATGCTGAATGCATTTGTGGTTATGGGGTGACTGTTGTGGAATAAGAGCTGTTAAAATTAAGACACTGCTTAGTTGGGAGTATTTGTGGTCATTTATTGTAAAACTTTTGCAGTAAGTTATGTTTTGTTACATAATGTTCCTCGTTCTCCCACTGACTTTATTCTTGCTTGTTTCCTAAAAGTTTAATCCCATACACCAAtttgtgtgtatatgtgtgttCTTGATTCTAAAATAAGAACATATTTATCAAAAGCAAGAGCAAACAATAGGTCATGATTACCACAATTTGATCAAACAAATGAACAATTGTTCCTATTTGCATATCAAGAACAAAATAAAGCATCAACAATATTTTGCCGACAATCTTGGTGAACACATTAAAGTTTTTATAAAACCAAACATTTGCAGCCTCAATATGTCTGAACAAGGCAACTGACAACTACCTATTCCATAAACCACTTCAGTTAGATTACAGCCAGTAATCCTAAGAAAAGGCAAAGCCACAGGAAATCTTGTTTCAACTTCACCATGTCTGCATACTCAGTCAACTTTATTCTTGCTTGTTTTGGGCTAATTTGAAAGGTTAGCAGATTAGTTCAAAAGATGGCATGATGGCCGAGCCGATATCTCAATTCGAGTAAAATAAGCTCCTCGTAGATCTATCCATCTATCAAGGCTTCCGCATGTTGCTCCAAGTACCCTCTGCTATTCATCTCTGTTAACCTAAATCAAGCACCATATTCTCATTTTCAATTGCACCATACTACAAAAAATTTGCTTCTCACTCTAAAATTTAGATTCTTTAAGGAAACAACCTTTCCCAAATCGAGCATTGTCAAATGTCATGCGTGACATCCTCTACTAAGACAAACTTAGTGTGGGGAAGTAAAAACAAAAGCATTCTGCTGATGCAGGAAAATAGCAACTCACCTACTAATGGTGCGATCTTTAGCAAAACCTAACTCGTTGTCCACACAAATGTCAGAGTCATCGGATTTCCTCGATCTTGAAGAGGTCCTCGGTGCCAATTGTTGAGCATCAGCTATTGTTACAATCCGTTCGAAAAGTTGAAATGGAGTCCCCTCAGCAGTGCATAATAGTCTAGCTCTCTTCTCATACATAACCTGTACCAGCAAACATTAACCACAAGATATCACATTTCGTGCAAACAATATTTCTCATGGATAAATTAAATCTGAAACAAAAGAAGTCTGAAGGGCTAACATCAACTAAAGTGACAAACCGATACGCTGCAGTCCTATTGGAGAGCCCGAAAATTGGCACGCCATCGAGTGCAAGTGTATGGAATTTATCTGGTAAGAAGGAAATGAATTACTAAGTATCTCGAGTATTTCTCTAAACTGTGCAAGTAAAtacatcaaaaataaaaattatcctAGAGGAAAAACACAATTATTTCCAAATAGAGAACTCAAGAAAATTAGAATGGAGCTGACTTGTGTTTCGGTAGGCGAAGAATGAAGGTGATACTTACTAAACAGCCCAAAATAGTCTGCGGCCCCAAGAGGCCTGTCGCATAATTCCTCAAAAGGGAAGAGAGCACAGCCGTTGGCACCCAGTGGCACCTAATGAAGAATGGGAATTGATGAAGGCAAAAGGCATAAATTTATTCTAAACCTAGAGCTCTGCT
This portion of the Salvia splendens isolate huo1 chromosome 10, SspV2, whole genome shotgun sequence genome encodes:
- the LOC121751427 gene encoding 5'-nucleotidase domain-containing protein DDB_G0275467-like yields the protein MSIWKKQHEVGSSKLAATHEWPSQINTFQIFTLQTLNFSCHLTPNSLIPFHFDPRSTKSSCMASFRSRSLPFASSRLMQSTNPVHSGAVEGRVGGNILRRFRSIITTEERVQKLEKEGTHILQEEIANIRQAFTAAKDKFLKIPDALKEMPKLDPKGIYVNKNLRLDNIQVYGFDYDYTLAHYSAHLQCLIYDMAKEYLVNELRYPCSCLKFKYDNSFPIRGLYYDKLKGCLMKLDFFGSIEPGGCYFGRRKLTRSEIDNLYGTRHIGRDQARGLVGLMDFFCFSEACLIADIVQHFVDAKLEFDPSYVYQDVNQAIQHVHRSGLVHRGILSDPQKYLVKNGQLLRFLRMLREKGKKLFLLTNSPFYFVDGGMRFMLQDSLGDQDSWRELFDVVIAKANKPQFYTSEHPFRCYDVEKDTLAFTKVDTFLPNKIYYQGCLKAFLKITKWNGPEVMYFGDHLFSDLRGPSKSGWRTAAIVHELENEIRIQNEDGYRFEQAKLHIIQELLGKLHSAVGKGDECEEYTSLLQDLNNERQKARQTMKDMFNRSFGATFLTDTGQESAFSYDIHQYADVYTSKPENFLFYCPEAWLHVPYDIKIMPHHVKVSSSLFSR
- the LOC121751635 gene encoding tetratricopeptide repeat protein 1-like; this translates as MAVIEQDSSGEEDCKSQPRAPAAAPSGYSTDGYETASDTELNDAVPGQDAHSCSNGDTAENGKSFGSEANGNADGQVKVEQQREQTVTVDKDDAEKALARANDVKLEGNLLFKDGLYEDALSKYGCAIQIAPVGDSSSELRSICHANSATCFFKLQKYEESVKECTKALELNPTYMKALLRRAEAREKLEQYEESIADMTKVIELDPSNDQARRAIIRLKPLADEKREKMKEEMIGKLKEMGNSILGRFGMSVDNFKAVKDPNTGSYSVSFQN